The following coding sequences lie in one Agrobacterium vitis genomic window:
- the fic gene encoding protein adenylyltransferase Fic: MIFRPEFPYNDLPALPPKDDVETKAVLKACIAARASLAELRISGQLIPNQSVLINSIPLLEAQASSEIENIVTTTDRLFRFANETGDQADPATKEALRYRTALNEGFQSLKERPVSTSTAVAVCRRIKGVDLDIRSTPGTALMNEATGTVIYTPPEGQDLLRNKLANWERYIHEAEDIDPLIRLAVMHYQFEAIHPFIDGNGRTGRVLNLLYLVDKGLLDIPVLYLSRYIIGNKRDYYERLLAVTTKGAWEDWILYMLEAVRDTADWSTSRIRAIRDLLDQTAERIRRDLPKIYTRELAEVIFVNPYCRISDVVDAGIAKRQAASVYLKALADNGLLKEVKAGRENLYINPALLALLRDRTSARSE, from the coding sequence ATGATATTTCGCCCGGAGTTCCCCTATAATGATCTCCCTGCGCTGCCCCCGAAAGACGACGTCGAAACGAAGGCAGTCCTCAAAGCCTGCATTGCGGCGAGGGCGTCACTTGCCGAACTCCGCATATCAGGACAACTCATCCCCAATCAGTCCGTCCTTATCAACTCGATCCCGTTGCTTGAGGCTCAGGCGAGTTCGGAAATAGAGAATATCGTCACCACGACTGATCGACTGTTCCGCTTCGCCAACGAAACTGGAGACCAGGCCGATCCTGCAACGAAGGAGGCACTGCGGTATCGGACAGCCCTCAATGAAGGATTTCAATCGCTCAAAGAGCGCCCGGTATCGACGTCCACTGCGGTCGCTGTCTGCCGCAGGATCAAGGGCGTTGATCTGGATATCCGCTCGACACCCGGCACGGCACTGATGAATGAGGCGACAGGTACGGTGATCTACACCCCGCCGGAAGGACAGGACCTGCTACGAAACAAGCTGGCCAACTGGGAGCGATACATTCACGAAGCAGAAGATATAGATCCGTTGATCCGACTTGCCGTGATGCACTACCAATTTGAGGCCATACATCCTTTCATAGACGGCAACGGCCGTACTGGGCGCGTGCTAAACCTTCTCTACCTCGTTGATAAAGGCCTGCTGGATATCCCTGTGCTCTACCTAAGTCGATACATCATAGGCAACAAGCGCGACTACTATGAGCGACTTCTGGCAGTCACCACCAAGGGGGCCTGGGAAGACTGGATCCTCTACATGCTAGAAGCTGTCCGTGACACAGCCGATTGGTCAACATCACGGATTCGAGCCATTCGCGATTTGCTTGACCAAACAGCTGAACGCATCCGTCGTGATCTCCCGAAAATCTACACGCGTGAACTGGCTGAAGTGATCTTTGTCAATCCTTATTGCCGGATCAGCGACGTCGTAGATGCTGGCATTGCCAAGCGTCAGGCGGCATCCGTCTACCTGAAAGCGCTCGCTGACAACGGCCTGCTCAAAGAAGTGAAGGCGGGACGAGAGAACCTTTACATCAATCCGGCATTGCTCGCCCTTCTGCGCGACCGGACATCGGCTCGGTCCGAATAG
- a CDS encoding nucleotidyltransferase family protein, producing MKQIDLMFRTMVAELQQRTFDAQWSADFPPTGRFVKVTVDNHAYWYFDQPNGEGGQKRRYVGPVDDEEITARVETFRGEKDDYQNRRKMVAALTREAGLVAPDRLTGAVVETLAAAGLFRLRGVLVGTVAFQCYAAHLGIRLPMAAILTGDADLAQDYAISSEVEDSIPPILDLLQGVDPSFRALPKISGSPNSNAFRNSSGYRVKFLTTNRGAEEYSDQPAQMPALGGAAAEPLRFMDFLLRDPVRTILLHGAGVSVVVPDPCRYAVHKLIVAGRRQNDAGGKAKKDKDLRQAGMLFEALQETGEGTSLAEALREAWDQGPSWRSSIMAGVDAVAKQYQPSVHQAFGILPTDEIEKAR from the coding sequence ATGAAGCAAATCGATCTCATGTTCAGGACGATGGTTGCGGAGTTGCAGCAGCGGACTTTCGATGCGCAATGGTCGGCCGACTTCCCGCCAACAGGACGTTTCGTCAAGGTGACGGTCGACAATCACGCATACTGGTATTTTGATCAACCGAACGGAGAAGGCGGTCAGAAACGCCGATATGTCGGGCCGGTCGATGATGAGGAAATCACAGCGCGGGTCGAGACCTTCCGAGGCGAAAAGGACGATTACCAAAACCGCCGAAAGATGGTGGCGGCTCTCACTCGTGAGGCTGGTTTGGTTGCTCCTGATCGCCTCACTGGCGCGGTCGTTGAAACCCTTGCTGCGGCCGGGCTCTTCCGGCTTCGAGGTGTCCTTGTCGGCACGGTCGCATTCCAGTGCTACGCCGCTCATCTCGGTATCAGATTGCCAATGGCAGCGATCCTCACAGGTGATGCGGACCTCGCTCAAGATTATGCGATCTCAAGCGAGGTCGAAGATTCGATTCCGCCAATCCTTGATCTCCTTCAGGGCGTCGATCCGTCCTTCCGAGCACTACCCAAAATTTCCGGTTCCCCCAACTCTAATGCTTTCCGCAATTCGTCTGGTTATCGGGTCAAGTTCCTGACGACAAATCGGGGAGCTGAAGAATATTCGGATCAACCGGCTCAGATGCCCGCTCTTGGTGGGGCCGCGGCCGAACCCCTGCGGTTCATGGATTTCCTGCTGCGTGATCCCGTTCGGACGATCCTGCTGCATGGTGCCGGAGTTTCGGTCGTGGTGCCCGATCCATGCCGGTATGCCGTCCACAAGCTGATCGTCGCCGGTCGTCGCCAGAATGATGCCGGGGGTAAAGCAAAGAAGGATAAGGATTTGCGGCAAGCTGGAATGCTGTTCGAGGCATTGCAGGAAACGGGCGAAGGGACAAGCCTGGCTGAAGCTCTTCGCGAGGCGTGGGATCAAGGTCCGTCATGGCGCAGCTCGATCATGGCTGGCGTTGATGCGGTCGCCAAGCAATATCAACCGTCAGTCCATCAAGCCTTCGGCATTCTACCCACCGATGAAATAGAAAAGGCCCGCTGA
- a CDS encoding type II toxin-antitoxin system ParD family antitoxin encodes MSNLIKAGCYKSCSEFPRKGIRMIEEREKRLAALDIAIARGVADADAGRSKPIHDIGKRLTTKYQKMAEGR; translated from the coding sequence GTGTCCAACCTCATAAAAGCGGGTTGTTACAAATCATGCAGTGAATTTCCGCGCAAGGGAATTCGTATGATTGAGGAACGGGAAAAACGGCTTGCGGCGCTCGATATTGCAATTGCGCGAGGCGTTGCAGATGCCGATGCTGGCCGGAGCAAGCCAATCCATGACATCGGCAAACGGTTGACCACCAAATATCAAAAAATGGCGGAAGGTAGATGA
- a CDS encoding helix-turn-helix transcriptional regulator codes for MASKNITIEQCRGARAMLGWSQAELAKAANVSRQTIADFERGAHMPISNNLTSIISAFQTVGIEFFNDEGVGIYFKKSKS; via the coding sequence TTGGCTAGCAAGAATATTACAATTGAGCAATGCCGTGGTGCACGGGCCATGCTGGGCTGGAGTCAAGCGGAGCTTGCTAAGGCAGCTAACGTGTCTCGTCAGACAATTGCTGACTTCGAACGTGGGGCGCACATGCCCATAAGCAACAATCTGACGAGCATAATTTCGGCTTTTCAAACAGTGGGGATTGAATTCTTCAATGACGAGGGAGTTGGAATTTATTTCAAGAAGTCAAAATCGTGA
- a CDS encoding ABC transporter substrate-binding protein translates to MKLQNPLRRVVLKASLISVASSCLPWRPAWAQQPLRIATSYKLMTLDPHYANLNENTALLSHIYDRLVYQDERLDLKPGLAVSWRAPTETQWEFTLRPNVRFHDHSPFTADDVVYTIERIRDFVKSPSGGFRSYVSWIKAVSASDPLTVVIDTNGNIPNLPLLLSSIFIMHRAGQGFQTTDELNTARASVGTGPYRFQNWSSGEALHLARNDDYWGDKPVWAAVSFRIIESPAARVAALSTGEVDVADAIPARDVASLKQRGAKIANIGAARVNFLQFDVARETLPGVTSKSGGTIANPFQNPLIRRALALATDRGILVEKILAGYGTPASQIFPNGLPGTSAHLQPEAPNYVEAKALLAKAGFPDGFNLVLAGPAGRYPGDSESLQAIAQSWARIGVSAQPAVSPFSVFNTKRSAGEYAVWYGGASGEAVDIILDALLASPDPERGTGALNFGHYRNKTFDEMLLKAEGLQEGPERNKALAEATDFVMADQPIIPLYHFHHIIGYGPRVASYVAHPRGWTTAMQTLAATE, encoded by the coding sequence ATGAAATTGCAAAATCCGCTTCGCCGGGTTGTTCTAAAAGCTTCGTTGATCTCAGTTGCATCTTCGTGCTTGCCATGGCGACCCGCATGGGCACAGCAGCCTCTTCGGATCGCAACGTCCTATAAGCTGATGACGCTCGATCCGCATTACGCAAACCTCAACGAAAATACTGCATTGCTTTCCCATATCTATGACCGGCTGGTCTATCAGGACGAGCGTTTGGATTTGAAGCCAGGTCTTGCGGTCTCCTGGCGTGCCCCGACTGAGACGCAATGGGAATTCACGCTAAGGCCGAATGTCCGTTTTCATGATCACTCGCCCTTCACCGCAGATGATGTCGTCTATACGATTGAGCGGATAAGGGATTTTGTAAAATCACCCAGTGGAGGTTTTCGTTCCTATGTGAGCTGGATCAAGGCAGTTTCAGCATCTGACCCTCTCACTGTCGTCATTGATACGAATGGCAATATTCCCAATTTACCACTGTTGTTGTCTTCGATTTTTATAATGCATCGGGCGGGGCAGGGGTTCCAGACAACGGATGAACTCAACACAGCGCGCGCTTCAGTCGGGACGGGGCCTTACAGGTTTCAGAACTGGAGTTCCGGCGAGGCATTGCACCTTGCCAGAAATGACGATTACTGGGGTGACAAGCCAGTTTGGGCGGCTGTTTCCTTCCGGATCATTGAAAGCCCTGCCGCACGTGTTGCCGCTCTCTCGACGGGTGAGGTTGATGTGGCGGATGCGATCCCTGCGCGTGATGTCGCCTCCCTGAAACAGCGTGGTGCCAAAATTGCCAACATTGGTGCCGCCCGCGTCAATTTTTTGCAATTTGACGTGGCCCGCGAGACCTTACCCGGCGTCACGAGCAAATCAGGCGGGACAATCGCTAATCCTTTTCAAAATCCGTTGATACGGCGTGCTCTAGCATTGGCAACAGATCGCGGCATTCTGGTTGAGAAGATTCTCGCAGGCTACGGCACACCCGCATCGCAGATTTTCCCCAATGGTCTGCCCGGCACGTCGGCACATCTGCAACCAGAAGCGCCAAATTATGTTGAAGCCAAAGCGCTGCTCGCCAAGGCGGGCTTTCCAGATGGCTTTAATCTCGTTCTTGCAGGACCCGCTGGTCGCTATCCGGGAGATAGCGAGAGTCTGCAGGCAATTGCTCAAAGCTGGGCACGTATCGGCGTGTCGGCTCAGCCAGCGGTGTCGCCGTTCTCGGTCTTCAACACCAAGCGATCTGCAGGTGAATATGCCGTCTGGTATGGCGGAGCCTCTGGCGAGGCGGTCGACATCATTCTCGATGCGCTGCTTGCATCACCCGATCCTGAGCGGGGTACCGGAGCGTTGAACTTTGGACATTATCGGAACAAGACTTTTGATGAGATGCTTTTGAAGGCAGAGGGTCTACAGGAAGGCCCTGAGCGCAACAAAGCTCTGGCGGAGGCGACCGACTTTGTCATGGCTGACCAGCCGATCATTCCCCTCTATCACTTCCATCACATCATCGGTTACGGTCCGCGCGTCGCGTCTTATGTGGCCCATCCTCGCGGCTGGACCACCGCAATGCAAACACTTGCGGCGACGGAGTAG
- a CDS encoding ABC transporter permease, which translates to MALLSVASARLSQACLLLFVMSLIGFIGVHSIGNPVFNIVNIETATPEDIRRATIALGLDQPIWHQYLVFMSNVLRGNYGTSYIYHLPAFDLVMSKLPATLELACMAMFIAAPVGIGLGLLAGRQKGTTFDRTVLKACIFALSLPSFWLSMMLILGGAILTGWFPAGGRGATVSALGSDWSVLSFDGLRHMVLPVLALAIPNIALIARLSRSGTIEVENQDFTRFCRAKGLSPQRVLMRHTLPNISVPIVTIIGLQFGGMLAFAVVVETIFAWPGVGKLLIDSIQLLDRPVVMATLSFISVAFVGLNAMVDLYQAVLDPRVRLAS; encoded by the coding sequence ATGGCTTTGCTTTCCGTTGCATCCGCCAGGCTCTCTCAAGCCTGCCTTCTTCTGTTTGTCATGTCGTTGATTGGTTTCATTGGCGTTCATAGCATTGGCAATCCGGTCTTCAACATTGTCAACATCGAAACCGCCACGCCAGAGGATATCCGGCGTGCGACAATCGCACTGGGATTGGATCAACCTATCTGGCACCAGTATCTTGTCTTTATGAGCAACGTTCTGCGCGGAAATTACGGAACGTCGTATATTTATCATCTTCCCGCTTTTGATCTGGTCATGAGCAAGTTGCCGGCGACGCTGGAGCTGGCGTGCATGGCAATGTTTATCGCAGCCCCCGTCGGGATTGGCCTCGGACTGCTGGCTGGACGGCAAAAAGGCACAACTTTTGATCGGACAGTTTTGAAAGCCTGCATCTTTGCTCTCAGCCTCCCATCCTTCTGGCTGAGCATGATGTTGATCTTGGGCGGAGCCATCCTGACAGGTTGGTTTCCTGCCGGAGGACGCGGTGCGACGGTGAGTGCTTTGGGGAGTGATTGGAGTGTCCTGAGTTTTGACGGCCTTCGACATATGGTTCTGCCCGTACTTGCACTTGCAATCCCGAACATTGCCTTGATCGCGCGGCTTTCCCGATCCGGCACCATCGAAGTCGAGAACCAGGATTTTACGCGATTTTGCCGCGCCAAAGGGCTCTCGCCACAACGGGTCCTGATGCGGCACACGCTTCCAAACATCAGTGTTCCGATCGTCACGATCATTGGCCTGCAATTTGGTGGCATGCTGGCTTTTGCCGTGGTGGTTGAAACGATTTTCGCATGGCCGGGAGTTGGCAAGTTGTTGATCGACTCTATCCAGCTTCTCGACCGGCCTGTGGTTATGGCGACCCTGTCCTTCATCTCCGTGGCGTTCGTCGGACTGAATGCCATGGTCGATCTCTACCAAGCCGTGCTCGATCCGCGCGTGCGCCTCGCCTCTTAA
- a CDS encoding ABC transporter permease, with amino-acid sequence MKTDILRALKRPISGLPWRQVMTASKILLAIYVLLALAAPLIAPQNPYDPLQIFGWEASSSPGTRGSGGYLYMLGTDGLGRDIASTILYGLRISLVVSVTSAAIAAVIGLTAGVSAAYFGRWVDVTIMRLVDLQLSLPTILVALIAIVTLGPGVDRIILALVIVQWATYARLARGVALSETRKPYMDAARLMRLPTFRIIFRHLLPNSIAPAVTLFPIEVGHAIALEATLSFLGLGVPIDKPSLGSAVANGFQYLLTGQYWISVFPGLALFGLIASINFVGEDIRHRLDPRSLSV; translated from the coding sequence ATGAAAACTGATATTCTCAGGGCACTCAAAAGGCCAATTAGCGGGCTTCCGTGGCGGCAGGTGATGACTGCATCCAAAATCCTGCTTGCAATTTATGTGCTGCTTGCGCTTGCCGCACCGCTGATCGCTCCGCAAAACCCCTATGATCCATTGCAGATTTTTGGATGGGAGGCTTCTTCTTCTCCCGGCACGCGGGGGAGTGGCGGTTATCTCTACATGCTTGGAACGGACGGGCTCGGGCGTGATATCGCCAGCACGATCCTATATGGCTTGCGCATCAGCTTGGTGGTGTCCGTCACAAGCGCTGCCATTGCTGCTGTGATCGGGCTGACGGCCGGTGTCAGTGCTGCCTATTTTGGCCGTTGGGTGGACGTGACCATCATGCGTCTCGTCGATCTTCAACTCAGCCTTCCTACAATCCTTGTTGCTCTCATCGCCATCGTCACGCTCGGACCTGGTGTGGACCGCATCATTCTGGCGTTGGTCATTGTGCAATGGGCGACGTATGCAAGGTTGGCGCGCGGCGTCGCACTCAGTGAGACACGCAAGCCTTATATGGATGCAGCCAGATTGATGCGCCTGCCAACGTTCCGGATTATCTTCCGCCATCTTCTGCCCAACAGCATAGCGCCTGCGGTGACATTGTTCCCCATTGAAGTAGGGCATGCCATCGCACTGGAAGCAACCTTATCCTTTTTGGGTTTGGGTGTTCCAATCGACAAACCCTCTCTCGGGTCCGCCGTCGCCAATGGCTTTCAATACCTCTTGACCGGCCAATACTGGATCAGCGTGTTTCCAGGTCTTGCCCTCTTTGGTCTGATCGCCAGCATTAATTTTGTCGGTGAAGATATTCGTCACCGTCTCGATCCAAGGAGCCT